The Bacteroidota bacterium genome segment CGAATATCTTAGTGTATTTACAAACTGCTTTCTCGCCTTTCTGTTTAATTTCGTCAAAAATTTGAGAGACCATTGGCTCTAATTCAGCCAGGTCTTTGGTTGGTCTTTTTAGTATTTCGGACCAGGTATTTATTGAGGGGTTATATATTTTTTTCATCGAATTGTTATGTTTTTTCGTCATTCCGACCTCGCTGAATCTTGCGATTTCGCTCGGGATGACTAATTAGTTATAATACTATCTTTTCTATAGGCATTATCAGAATTCCTTCGGCTCCGGCCTGTTTAAGCTCATCAATAACTTCCCAGAATTTATTTTCTTCAATTACGGTATGTAACGAACTCCAACCCTCTTCAGCCAAAGGCATTACAGTTGCGCTTTTCATTACAGGCAGGATATTCGACACTTTGTCGATTTTATTATTTGGTACGTTTAATAGTATGTACTTAGATTTTTTTCCTTTTAAAACAGCTTTTAATCTGAAAACTATCTTATCGAGTATGATTTGTTTTTCAGGGCTTAAGTTTTTGTTAGCCACTAATACAGCCTCTGATTTTAATATAGTTTCAACTTCTCTCAACCCATTTCTAAATAAGGTACTTCCGGAGCTTACGATATCGCAAATACCATCAGCAAGACCAATGTTCGGAGCAATTTCTACCGAACCTGAAATCTTGTGAATTTCGGCATTGATTCCGTTTTCATCCAGATAATCCTGTAAGGTAGAAACATAGGAGGTTGCGAGCTTTTTTCCTTCAAACCATTTTATTCCGTTGAAATCAGCATCTTTTGGAATTGCCATAGACACTCTGCATTTAGAAAATCCTAATTTTTCAATAATGTTCAGGTCGCTTTTCTTTTCAATGATAACATTCTCTCCAATTATAGCTATATCGGCAACACCGTCTTCGATGTATTGTGGAATGTCTGAATTTCTCAGGTAAAGTACCTCTAATGGGAAATTAGAAGACTCAGCCTTTAGTTGGTCTTTTCCATTGTCGATAGAAATACCGCAATCTTTTAGTAGTTGTAGTGAATCTTTATTTAATCTTCCTGATTTTTGAACTGCAATTTTTAATGTATTCATAGTGCTAATAATATGCTTGAAAAGACAATTGGGTATAAAAAAACCCGCTTGAGAGATCAAGCGGGTTTGACGTTATTTTTTTGATTTAATCATATACATCATCCTCTCACTTGAGTAAGGTCGTAAAATGATGATGATGATTAAAAAACATATTTTCTTTTTTTATTGTTTCAGAGTGCAAGTGTAAGGATAATTTCTGAAAAAGTAAACATTGTTAACTAAAAAAATGAAAAAATATTTCAATCTGTGATATGAGAGAGAGGAATATGGAAATAGATAAATTTCTGGAATGTTTTGAAATGTGCTATTTTAGAATCTGGAATAGAGTCATAAAAAAAAGGTTCAGGAAATTTTCCTGAACCTTTTTTGTTGTTACCCCACAAGGACTCGAACCTTGACTAGCGGTACCAAAAACCGGTGTGCTACCATTACACCATGGGGCATTCCACTATTTAATACATCTTTGAGAAAATTGTTACCCCACAAGGACTCGAACCTTGACTAGCGGTACCAAAAACCGGTGTGCTACCATTACACCATGGGGCATTTTCTCTAATGCGGGTGCAAAGATACATCTTTATAGGCTTCGCACAAGTAAAATTAAAAAATTTTTAGTGAAAAAAAATATTGACAGTAAATTTCTATCTTTTTTAACACTAATTAGTACTCAAAATATATAATGATTAATTTCTTTTTTTAAATTCGCCAATTGTACTAGGAACTATGATAATTTATATAAGATAATGGAGCAATTCAAAAAATGGAATAATATAATTGGTTGGGTGATTTTCGCAATAGCCGGTTATACTTACTTAGCCACTATAGAACCAACTGCTAGTTTGTGGGATTGTGGCGAATACATATCCACAGCAGTTAAGTTGGAGGTTGGTCATCCACCGGGAGCACCACTTTTTCAAATGTTGGGAGCTGTAGTTGCAATATTTTCCTTTGGAGATGTTAATGAAGTTGCAAAAATGGTTAATGCCATGTCTGCTATAAGTTCTGCATTCGCAATATTATTTCTTTTCTGGTCAATCACTCATATGGTGAGAAAAATGGCTACAAAAAATTCCGAATTAGATTCAAATAAAATATTTGCGATTTTGGGAAGTGGGATTGTTGGAGCTTTAGGCTTTACTTTTACTGATACTTTCTGGTTCTCCGCTGTTGAAGGAGAAGTATATGCTATGGCAATGTTTTTGATTGCTTTAGTTTTTTGGTTAGGATTAAAGTGGGAAGATGAAGCAGATGACAGTAGATCTTCGAGATGGTTGGTTTTGATATCGTATATCTACGGATTGGCAATCGGAGTTCACCTTATGGTAATTCTAACAATTCCAGCTATTGCTTTCATAGTTTATTTCAAAAAGTTTAAAGGAGTTGATT includes the following:
- the hisG gene encoding ATP phosphoribosyltransferase, with the protein product MNTLKIAVQKSGRLNKDSLQLLKDCGISIDNGKDQLKAESSNFPLEVLYLRNSDIPQYIEDGVADIAIIGENVIIEKKSDLNIIEKLGFSKCRVSMAIPKDADFNGIKWFEGKKLATSYVSTLQDYLDENGINAEIHKISGSVEIAPNIGLADGICDIVSSGSTLFRNGLREVETILKSEAVLVANKNLSPEKQIILDKIVFRLKAVLKGKKSKYILLNVPNNKIDKVSNILPVMKSATVMPLAEEGWSSLHTVIEENKFWEVIDELKQAGAEGILIMPIEKIVL